The DNA sequence TGAGGGTGCCGCCGTCGATGACGTGGTCGGCGCCGTGGATGTTGGCGGCGCGTTCGGACAGGAGGAAGGTGACCAGGTCGGCGACCTCTTCGGGTGTGGTGACGCGTCCCGATGCGAGGCCGAACTGCCCGGGAATGTTCGCGAGGAGGTCGCTGTGGCTGACGCCGTAGGCGTCGGCGACCTTGCCGCCGAAACCGTTCGGGTCGGTCCACAGCGGGCTCGAGACGAAGCCGGGGGAGACCGTGTTGACGCGCACGCCGCGCGGTGCGAGTTCCTCGCTGAGCCGCTTGCTGAGCTGGTTCAGTGCCGCCTTGGCCTCGGCGTAGCCGACCGGTGAACCGGCGGGCACGCGGGCATTGATCGACGAGATGTTGACGATCGCCCCCCGGCGCTCCAGGATGCTCGGCAGCGCCGCCCGGGTCGTCCAGACCGCGCTGAACAGGTTGAGGTCGAAGACGGCCTGCCATTGATCGTCGTCCACGTCGAGGAAGCCGCCCAGGGACAGCGCGTCCGGATCGCCGGCGCCGACGTTGTTGACCAGGAAGTCGATCCCGCCGACCGCGTCGATCGCCTCCCCGACCACCCTCGTCGCTCCGTCGCGTGTGCTCAGGTCGACGGACACGGTGGCGGCGGCGGCCTTCTCCAGCTCGGGCGTGATGGTGCGTGCGGCGCCCACCACCCGTACGCCTTCCGCCGCCAGGGCCTGGGTGATGGCGAGACCGATGCCTCGGCCCGCGCCGGTGACGATGGCGGTCTTCCCGCTGATTCCGAGGTCCATGACTCCACTTTCTTGTGGCTATAGGTTTTTGAACCACAGGGTTTTTGAACTGCAGGTCAAAAACTAGGGCGTAAAAAAGGGCCCCGGTGGGGGCGTCGCGGATCAGAGGCCCGCCAGAGCCGTGTCGATGACCCCGTGCAGGGTCGGTCCGTCGAAGGTCTTGGCCATGACGCGCAGCCCCACGATGGTGTTCAGGAGAAACTGCGCCTGCGCCCTGGCGTCGACCTCGGGGGCGACATCGCCGTCGCGGCGGCCCTGCTCGATGCGGTCGGTGAGGAGCTGGATGGTGCGCTGACCCATGCGGTGGACCGCCTGCGTCGCTTCCTCGTCCCGCCCGCCGAGTTCCAGTGCGACGTTGGTGCCGAAGCAGCCGCGCCTGACCGGCCCTTCCAGGTCCGTGTCCACGAGGAGGATCAGGTAGTCGCGGATGCATTCCTTGGTCGTGCTCGGCCGGGCGAGGAACTCCTCGGTCATTTCGGAGCCGGCGCGACCGTAGAGCTCGAGGGCCTTGCCGAACAGCTCGCGCTTGGATCCGAAGGCGTGGTACAGGCTGCCCTTGGCCACCCCGGTGGCCTCGGCGAGGTCCGCGGGGGAGGTGCCGGCGTAGCCGTTGGTCCAGAACGCCTCCATCGCCTGTGCGATGACCGCGTCCGGTTCGAAGTTCTTCGGCCTGCCCATGACGCCACGCTATCGATTGTTGACCTCAAGGTCAACAATACTGCCCGGCCTGGTGGCCCCGGCATACAATCCGAGCTTCCGGACCGAAGGAGTCACCTCCCGTGATCGTGATAGCCCACCTCAGCGACGTCCACCTCGACGGCGGGGAGCGGGCCGCCGAGCGGACCCGTGTCGTCATGGAGTACCTGGAGGGGCTCCCGTACGCACTCGACGCGGTACTGGTGAGCGGGGACATCGCCGATCACGCGCGCCCGGAGGAGTACGAGGAGGCGCGCAAGGCCCTCGGCTCCCGCCATCCGCTCGTCGTCTGCCCCGGGAACCACGACGGCCGGGCCGCCTTCCGGCGCGGTCTGCTGGGGGAGGAACACCCGTCCGCGGCCCCGGTCGACCAGGTGCTGCGCGGCGACGGCTTCGTCCTCGCGGTGTGCGATTCGTCCGTACCCGGTGAACACCGCGGGTATCTGGAGGACTCGACGATCGCCTGGCTGGACGGGGTGCTCACCGACACCCCGCGCGAGGTGCCGGTACTGGTCGCCTTCCACCACCCGCCCGTCCCGCTGCACATCCCGTACGTGGACGGCATCCGGCAGTTCGGAGAGGAGCGGCTGGCGGCGCTGGCCGAGCGGCACCCGCACCTGACGGCGTTCCTGTGCGGGCACGCCCACACCGGCGCGGCGACCACCTTCGCGGGGCGGCCGCTGCTCGTGGCTCCCGGCGTGGTGTCCACGACCCGGCTCCCGTGGGAGGCTGCGTCCGGGGAGAGCGAGTACGTCCACACGGACGAGCCGCCGGCCGTGGCCTTCCACGTGGTCGGCGAGGACGGCCGGCTGACGACCCATTACAGGGTGGTCGTGGCCCGCCGGTAGCCGGAGCCGTCGCGGGTGCGGGTGAGGTGCCCGGCGATGACCAGGTAGCGCCGCAGCGCCGCGCAGTCCTCGTGAACGGTGAGCAGCAGGTCGTTCACCTCCGGCTCCGTGTACGCGCGGTCCGCCGCGAAGAGGGTCTCGGTGAGGTGGGCGAGCAACTGCTCGCGGCGGGCCGCCTTGCGCGGGATCGCCGTGAGACGACCGCCGGCGGAGAAGAGGTCGGTGACGCCGCGCCGGGTGCGCGTGCTGGTTTCTGTGGTGCTTTGGGACATGCCATGGAGCTTCACCCGGCCGGTCGCCCCGGGGCAACCACTTTTCCGCACGCGCGAAAAGTGACGGTCGTTCATCTTACTGAGTGGTAGCACCTGCCAGTACCCTCCCCCGTGACCGGTTCCTGCCCCCCACGGAGGAGCACGTATGCGACGCCCCACCACGCGCACGAGAGCTCGCACGAGAACTGCCGTCGCCACCGCACTGATCGCCCTCGGGGCGGCCCTGCTGACCCCGGCCGCCCCGGTCGCCTCGGCGGCCGCCGCACCGGCGCCGCTCCCGATCGCCGACTATGCCGACTATTGCGGCGGGCAGTGCGCGGACATCCTGCCGCCCGGCCAGAGCGGCAACGCCACCCTCGCGCAGATCCTCGCCCACAAGGCGTTCGGCACGCTGCCCGCCCACACCTCCGACCAACTGGCGCGCTACGACTCCCTGGTGGCCGGCTATCCCGGCCTCACCGACGCCAAGGTCAACGAGTTCTTCAACGACGCCTCCTTCGGCGTCCCGGCCGACCAGGTCGAGTCCACGAGCAGCCCGCGTTCCGACGTCACCATCACCCGGGACAAGAAGAGCGGCGTCCCCCACATCAAGGGCACCACCCGCTACGGGACTTCCTTCGGCGCCGGCTACGCGGCAGCCCAGGACCGGCTCTGGCAGATGGACCTCTTCCGGCACGTCGGCCGGGGCGACCTCACCCCCTTCGCCGGCGGAGCCCTCGCCAACCAGGGCCTGGAGCAGCAGTTCTGGCCGCAGGCCCCGTACACCGAGCCGGACCTCCAGGCCCAGGTGGACCGGATCCGGACCGCGGAAGGTGAGCGCGGGCGACTCGCGATGGAGGACGCCCAGGCCTACGTCGACGGAATCAACGCCTATCGCGTGCAGTCAAAGAACGGCCGCTACTTCCCCGGCGAGTACGTGCTGACCGGGCACATCAACTCGATCACCAACGCCGGTGAGATCCAGCCCTTCAAGATCACCGACTTGATCGCCCTGGCCTCCGTCGTGGGCGGCCTGTTCGGCGGCGGTGGAGGCGGCGAAGTGCAGGCCGCGCTCTCCCTGTTGTCCGCGCAGCAGAAGTACGGCCTGGAGGAGGGCACCCGGGTCTGGGAGTCCTTCCGTGAGCGCGAGGACCCGGAAGCCGTGCTCACCGTCCACGACGGGACGAGCTTCCCCTACGCGCAGAAGCCCGCCGACCCGCAGGGCGCGGCCCTGCCCGACGCCGGCTCGGTCACCGCCGAGCAGCTCGTGTACGACCGCACGGGCTCGGCCGCGACCGCCGCCGCGGCGAACCCGCCCAAGCCGGTGAAGCAGAGCATGTCCAACGCCCTGGTCGTCTCCGGCGCGAAGACCGCGAGCGGCCACCCGGTCGCCGTCTTCGGCCCGCAGACCGGCTACCTCGCGCCCCAACTCCTCATGCTCCAGGAGCTTCAGGGTCCGGGCATCAGCGCGCGCGGCGCCTCCTTCGCGGGCGTCAGCATGTACGTACAGCTCGGGCGCGGCCAGGACTACGCTTGGAGCGCCACCTCGGCCGGCCAGGACATCACCGACACCTTCGCCGTCGAACTGTGCGAGCCCGGCGGCGGCGCCCCCACCAAGGCGAGCACCTCGTACGTCTACCGCGGGGCCTGCACGCCCATGGAGAAGCTGGAACACACCAACGCCTGGAAGTCCTCCGTCGCGGACCCCACCCCCGACGGCTCCTACCGGATGCAGGTGTGGCGCACGCACTACGGCATCGTCACGCACCGCGCGACCGTCGCGGGCAAGCCCGTGGCCTACACCGCGCTGCGCTCCACGTACCGCCACGAAGCCGATTCGATCATCGGCTTCCAGATGTTCAACGACCCCTCCTACGTGAAGGACGCCCGCACCTTCCAGGAAGCGGCCCGGCACATCGGCTACGCCTTCAACTGGTTCTACGCCGACTCGCGCGAAGCGGCCTACTACAACAGCGGCTCGAACCCGGTGCGTCCGGCGGGAGTCGACGCGGCACTGCCCATCCAGGGCAAGCAGATCTACGAATGGCAGGACTTCGACCCGGCCGCCAACACCGCCGCCTACACTCCGCCGTCCGAGCACCCCCAGTCCATCGGCCAGGACTACTACGTCAGTTGGAACAACAAGCAGGCCAAGGGGTACGGCGCGGCCGGATTCGGGATGGGCTCCGTGCACCGCGGCGACCTCCTCGACCAGCGCGTCAAACCACTCGTCGCGGCGGGCGGCGTGACCCGGGCCAAACTCACCCAGGCCATGGCCGACGCGGCCGTCACCGACCTGCGCGCCGAGAACCTGCTGCCCGAGCTGCTGGCCGTATTGCGCAGCGCGCCCGTCACCGATCCGGCCGTCGCGGCCGCGATCGACAAGCTCACCGCGTGGCAGGCGGCGGGCGCCGAGCGCAAGGAGACCGCGCGCGGTTCGAAGACGTACGCGCACGCGGACGCCGTACGGATCATGGACGCCTGGTGGCCCCTGCTCGTCGAGGCCGAGTTCAAGCCCGGCCTCGGGGCGCCGCTCTATGACGCCCTGCGCGCCTCGCTCACCATCGACGAGGCACCCAACGCGGGTCACGGGCCCACTGGTTCGCACGCCGGCTCGGCCTTCCAGTACGGCTGGTGGAGCTACGTGGACAAGGACCTGCGTACGGTGCTCGGCCGCCCGGTGTCCGGACCACTGGCCCGCGCCTACTGCGGGGGCGGCTCGCTCTCCGGATGCCGGGACGCCATGACGGCGTCGCTCAAGCAGGCCGCGACCGCCACCCCCGCCGCCGTGTACCCGGCGGACGGGATCTGCGCCGCGGGCAACCAGTGGTGCGCGGACGCGATCGTGCAGCGTCCGGTGGGCGGCCTGGCCCACCCGCAGATCAACTGGCAGAACCGGCCCACCTATCAGCAGGTGGTGGAGTTCCCCGCCCACCGCTGAGGCCCCCTTGTGCGGGAAGTGCACGAAGGCCCGCCGGCCCGGAGTGATCCGGCACCGGCGGGCCTCCTCGCGCACGGGGGTCCCTTTTCGGCGGATCGGCGGAGTCCTGCTCGCCGGTCACGTCACGCGCCGCGGGGCTGCTCGCGTCGCTTGACCGCCCGCAGGACCACGAACTTCGGCTCGCTCGCGGCGACTTCGCTGTTGCCGAAGAGGCGGCGCAGGTGGGTGTGGTAGCCCATGTGGCGGTTGGCCACCACCCACAGCTCGCCGCCCGGCCGCAGCACCTTGCGCGACTGCGCGAACATCCGCAGCGCCGTCGCGTCGGTCGTCGCCTGGTGGGAGTGGAAGGGCGGATTGCAGAGCACCAGGTCCACCGAACCGGGCGGCAGCATCGAGACCCCGTCCCCGACGATGAACTCGGCGCGGTCCAGGCGTCCTTGGACATTGGCGCGGTACGTGGCCTCGGCCGAGGCCACCGCCTGGTACGACTCGTCCGTGAAGACGACCTCGGCCTCCGGGTCGGCGACCGCGACCGCCGTGCCGACGATGCCGTTGCCGCAGCCCAGGTCGACGACGCGGGCCCCGTCCGTGTTGGTCGGAATGCTCTGGAGGAAGAAGCGGGTGCCGACGTCGAGGCGGTCCGCGCAGAAGATCCCGGCGTGGTTGACCACGGTCAGACCGGAGCCCGACCCGGCGTCCTGGTCGACGGTGTACGTCACCGGCCACGGACCGTCGGTCCGGGGATGCGCGGCGCCGGGGTTCCCCGGCGTGCAGAAGATCAGCCGGGCCTTCTTCTCGGCCAGCGAGGTCTTCGTCGGGCCGAGGATCTTCTCGAAGAGCCGCAGCGTGGAGGTGTGGATCTCCTTCACCATGCCGGTGCCGACGACCACGGTGCCCGCGTGCACGTGCGGGGCCAGGCGGTAGAGCATGTCCTCCAGCAGCGCCAGGCTCTTGGGCACCCGCACCAGGAGCACGTCGATCCGCTCCGGCGGCGCGTCCTGCGTCGTCAGGAGGGTCACGGTGCTCTTGGCGGTGCCGATGCCGTTGCGGTCCAGGTTGGCCGCGGTGGCGGAGCGGGTCAGGCTGGAATCGGTGATCTGGGTGGGGTGGTGCGCGGCCAGCGCCGTCGTCAGCGCCCCCCAGCGGTCACCGATCACGGTGATCTGCCCGGCGCCGGCCAGATCCACCGGGCCGCGTTCACCCGTACCGGATTCGAGGTGGCGGAGCAGGTACTCGTCGGCGGCGTCCCATGCGAAGAGCCGGTCGCGCGGGTCCTCGGGGAAGCGGGCGAGCTCGTAGGAGCCGAAGGGCGTGGTCAGACGGTTCATATTGCCCCCAGGCTAACCGAGGGACCGCCCCGGTCCCGCACGGGCGGGGCCGGGAGAGTGGGTGGCGGGGCACACGGCCCCGCCGCAGGCCCACCCCGGACCCGGTCCCGGACCCCTCCGCGACCAGTCCTCCCCGGTAGCGGTACCGCTACCGGTACCGCTACTCCGGGAAGTCCCCGGCCATCGCGGCGGCGATCCGCAGGTACGGAGCCGCCTCGGCGGCCCGGCCCTGGCGCTCCAGGGTCCGCCCGAGCATCAGCTGCGCGTAGTCCTCCACGGGCCAGCGGTCCAGGACGCCGCGGAGCTCGTGCTCGGCCTTGGAGAGCTGCGCGGAGTGGTAGTAGGCGCGGGCCAGCAGCAGCCGCGGAGCCAGCAGCTCGGGGGACTCGGCCGCCACGCCGTGCAGGACGCGGGCGGCGTTCGCGTACTCCTTCGCCTCGAAGAAGAGCAGGCCGCGGTCCCAGCGCTCGGCGGCGGTCCCGTGCTCCAGGTAGCCCTGCTGCCCGTCGATCGCGCCCATGACGTCCATCGGATCCCTTCCGTCGTACAGGTGCCGTGCCCTGCTCCGTCCATCGAACCGTCCGGCTGCTCAACACGTGGATCCCTACGCACATTCCCATGACCTCGGGGGCGGCGCCGGGACTAAGTTGTGCGGTATGAGCAATCTCGATCGCCAGCCCGCTCTCTCCACCTGCGGCGGCCGCGGCTTCGTCGTCGCCGAGCCCGTACGCGAGCTCCTGAGCCCGCGCACCGTCAAACTCGGCGAGTCCACCGAGGTCCGCCGCCTCCTGCCGAACCTGGGCCGCCGCATGGTCGGCGCCTGGTGCTTCGTCGACCACTACGGCCCCGACGACATCGCCGACGAGCCCGGCATGGCGGTGGCACCGCACCCCCACTCGGGCCTCCAGACGGTCAGCTGGCTGCACGAGGGCGAGGTGCTGCACCGCGACAGCGTCGGCAGCCTGGCGACGATCCGCCCGCGCGAGCTCGGCCTGATGACCTCCGGCCGGGGCATCAGCCACTCCGAGGAGAGCCCGCGCCCGCACGCCCGCTTCCTGCACGGCGCACAGCTGTGGGTGGCCCTCCCGGACGCGCACCGCGACGTGGACCCACACTTCCAGCACCACGCGGACCTCCCGCAGGTCAGCGCCCCGGGCCTGACCGCGACGGTCATCCTGGGCACCCTGGACTCGGCGACCTCGCCCGGAACCGCGTACAGCCCGATCGTCGGCGCGGACCTGACCCTGGCGGCGGGCACGGAGACCAGGCTCCCGCTGAACCCGGACTTCGAGTACGCGGTCCTGTCGATGTCGGGCGAAGCCCACGTCGACGGCGTCCCGGTCCTCCCGGGCGCCATGCTCTACCTCGGCTGCGGCCGCACGGACCTCCCGCTGCGCGCGGTCTCGGACGCCGGCCTGATGCTGCTGGGCGGCGAGCCGTTCGAGGAGGAGATCGTGATGTTCTGGAACTGGATCGGCCGGTCCCAGGAGGATATCGCAGGCTTCCGCGAAGAGTGGATGACCGGCACCCGCTACGGCGAGGTCAAGGGCTACGACGGCGCTCCGATTCCTGCTCCGGAACTGCCCCCAACTCGCTTGAAGCCCAGGGGTAGAACGCGCTGAACAGTGCTGATGTCATCAAGGGTGCGGCCTGCACGGGGCGGCTCGCATCGTTCCGCTTCCAAGGGCCCGGCGGGAGTCGACACGATCTCGGCAGTGGCATTTTGATCTTGGCGTCGAGTCTCATGTGGGTCAGGGTGTGGTCAGTTCTAGTCGAACGAATGCTGACTCTACTGACAAGTAGTCAGGTATCTGGAGAGGAAGCTCGGGCGCGGCTCCCGGCAGGGGAGTCGTCATGCCGAGGCGTCTGGTCCTGGACTCTTCGGCTGCCGCGGACAGTTCCGGGTGAGCTCTCATCCGAGGTTGCAGCCCGCTGTTGGTCTGTCGCGGAGGCCGGCGCGCGATGTTGTGGATGGTCAACAAAGCGCAGTGTTGCAGCCGCCGCTGTCGCTCGGCAGGGCCCATGCCTCGGACCTGTCCGGGCGGCGTCCCAACATGGCCAGACTGGTGTCCTCGACTGTCATACCCGCGACCTCTACGCGGACTGGCCGAGCAAGGCCGGGGCGGTGGTGGGGAACCTGCGCCTGGTGGCGGCCCAGCATCCGCAGGACACCGCGTTGCACGCACTGCTGGGTGACCTGAGCGCCAAGAGCCCCATCTCCTCGATGTGGGCCGACCATCGGGTCGGCCGACCCGGCGCGGAGGGGGCCCTGGGCTGGCATTGCCTGACCTCGTGCAACGTCACCGGGCGCTCGGCCGGCAGCGGCGAGCCCCCGTCCCACATCCCGGATCAGCCGACGGCCGGCCAACGCCGGGCGGCGTCCAGGGGCCGAACGGCCCCCAAACTGGGGGCAACCGGACGTCACATGTGGACGACGGGGGCGGCGTTCTCGTCCTGGGCCGGGACTCCGCGGCGGTAGAGCAGGGCGCTGATGACGAGGCCGGCGAGGAAGAATCCGGCCGACCACCAGTAGGCCGTGGAGTAGCTCTCCAGCGCGGCCTGGGCGGCGATGACCGGGTCCTGGGGGTTCTTGCCGGCCAGGAAATCCGTCGCGGCGCCGGCCGAGAGCGTGGTGAGGAGTGCGGTGCCGATCGATCCGCCGACCTGCTGCATGGTGTTGACGGTGGCCGAGGCGACGCCCGCGTCCTCCGCGGCGACACCGGAGATGGCCAGGCTCATCGCGGGCGCCATCACCAGGCCGAGTCCGAGGCCGACGATGATCAGCGGGGGCATGAGGTGTGAGGCGTAGCCGCTGGTGAGGTCGAGGGTGGTCATCCAGGCCATACCGGCGGCGGTGAGGCCCATGCCCAGCGGGACGACGGGCTTGGGGCCGATGCGGGGGACGAGCACCGTGGTGGCGAGAGCGTTGGTGATCATGAGGCCGGCGACCATGGGCAGGAAGGCCAGGCCCGTCTTGACCGGCGTGTAGTCCAGGCTCTGCTGCATGTAGTACGTCAGGAACAGGAAGACGCCGAACAGCCCCGCGCCGCTGATCAGGACCGAGAGGTAAGAAGCACCGCGGTTGCGGTCGAGCAGGACCCGCAGGGGCAGCAGGGGGTGAGCGGCCTTGGTCTGCCACCGGGTGAAAGCGGCGAGCAGTACGGCGCCGACGGTGAGCAGGCCCCAGGTGGCGGGCGAGTCCCAGTCGTATGTCTCGGCGTTGGCGAACCCGTAGACCAGGCAGAAGAGGCCGGCGGAGACCAGGATCGTGCCGGGGATGTCCAGAGTGGCGCTCTTGTCGCGGGCCGTGCGTCGCAGCAGGGCCTTGCCACCGGCGAAGGCGATGACGGCGAAGAGCAGGTTGACGTACAGCGTCCAGCGCCAGTTGAGGTATTCGGTGAGGATCCCGCCCAGCAGCAGTCCGATGGCGCCGCCGGCGCCGGCGATGGCGCCGTAGACGGTGAAGGCCTTGGCGCGTTCCCGGGGGTCGGTGAAGGTGGTGGTGAGCAGGGCCAGCGCGGCAGGGGCGAGCAAGGCGCCGAACACGCCCTGTCCGGCTCGGGCGGTGACCAGCATCGCGAAGCTGGTGGCCGCCCCGCCCAAGGCGGAGGCGCCGGCGAAGCCGACGAGCCCGACCAGGAAGGTGGCCTTGCGGCCGAACAGGTCGGCGATACGTCCGCCGAGCAGCAGGAGGCTGCCGAAGGCGAGCGCATAGGCGGTGATGACCCACTGGCGGTTGCCGTCGCTGAAGCCCAGGTCCTGCTGGGCAGAGGGCAGGGCGATGTTCACTATGGTGCCGTCGAGGACGACCATCAGCTGGGCTATGCCGATGATGCCGAGGACCCACCAGCGGTGGCGTGATGCCTCGTCGGGCCGTTGGCGCGGTGCCTGTTCGGGCCGGGATGGCGGGGTGGCTACGTCTTTGACGAGGGTTGGTACGTGGGACATGGGGGGTGTTGCTCCAGGACGGACGGACGGACGGACGGAATGGTGTGGGGAGGGAATCAGGGGACAGCAGCGCGGGAGGGACGGCTTGCTTCGTAGGCGGGTGGTGCCATCCGATGCAGTGCCTTACTCAGTGCTTGCCGAAGTACATGAGTTCCCACAGGGCCGGTGCGCTCACGCTGTCGGCGTCCACGCCGTGCGTGAGGTGCTCGACGGTGACCTGGCCGGTGAAGCGCAGGTAGGCCCCGTTGAATCCGGCTAGCTTGGCAAGGACCCGCTTGGGGCCGTCGAGGGACTCGATCATGCGGTCCTGCACGATGGTGTTCTCGCGTCGGAAGGTGACGCGGAAGCGTTCGCCGCCCTCGGCGGTGGCGTCGTAGTCGTACACGACGGTGTTCGCGACGGGCTTCCCCGTGACCGGGTCCGGCTGCTCGTCGGACTTGGTGAAGCGCACCAGGTGCCCCTTGTCGGCGACGATCTTGCCGTTCTTGGCGAGCATGAAGATGGGGATCTCGGCGGAGTCGTACTTCTTGGCGGCGGTGATATACGAAGCGATCACGGTGTAGTCGCCCGCCTCGGCGCGTGCCCAGTACCAGTGGTGCATGAGGCGGGCCATCTCCGCGTCGCCCCAGTTGTGGTCGTGGTAGCCCGTGCCCGTGCGGGTCTCGGACTTGCCGTCGATGGTGAGGGTGGCCTCGACCGTGCCCTGCGGGACGGACGGCAGCCACGCGAAGTACTTCTGCTTCTCCTCACCGAACACGACGTGTCCGGTCTCCGGCCGCCAGGAGGGCACCTGCCCCGTGAGGGTGATGTCGGCGACCACACCATCGATCTCGGCGTGGATTCGGTAGGTGTGCAGGTCACCGGAGAAGTGGTTGCGGCCGATCCGGACGTCGCACCGGTCGGTGGCGAAGTCGAAGTCGTCCGGATGTGTCGGCGAGGTCCGTTCGATATGGCTGCCGTCGGGGCGGTCGAGCTCGATGGTGACCACGGGCGCCGGCGGCTGGTCGACTCCCTTGCCCACGCGGAAGTCCTTGGCCATGAAGTTGATGACCAGGGTGGAGCCGTCGTCGAGTACGGAGTCGAAGTACCACCACTCGAAGGTCCCGGGGCCCCCGGGCCGGGAGCGGAAGCCGTCCTCCCAGGGAGCGATCTCGCCCCTGGCGATTCCCAGACGCTGGTAGTCGGCCGGTCGCTCGGCCATGCGGCAGTCCTCGGTGCGGGACATCGTCCTCGCCTCACTCTCTCGAATGCATTGCGGTCAGCCCCCTGCCGTAAATAATAGACACCTGACAATTAAAAGCAAACGAAGAGGATCGTCGAGTGAGGAACCGAGTGACGAGACGAGCACTCCGCGTGTCGAGGCGGTCCCCCGGGACCGGGATTCCCGGCCCAGCCGCTCGCGCCCGTACGATGAAGGCATGGTCAACGCCGTGCGCACTCGGGGCCGCCCCCGCAAGGACGAGGCACCCGCCCCCGAGGACGAGGTACTCCAAGCCGCGCTGCGCGCGTTCGCCACGCACGGTTTCGGTGGAGTGTCGATACGCACCCTCAACCGCGAACTCGGAGTGAGCCACAACCTGCTCCACCAGCGGTTCGGCTCGAAGGAAGCCGTATGGCGCGCCTCCGTGGACTGGGGTTTCGGCCACCTAGTGGCCGAACTCCTCGGCTCCGACGACGAATCAGGCGAGCCAATGGCCCGGCTGCACTCCTTCGTGCGGACCTTCGTCCACTTCTCCGCCCAGCACCCGGAACTCCTGCGGGTGATGAACATCGAGGGTGTCCAGTCCAGCGACCGGCTCGACTACATCGCCGACACCTTCGTGGAGCCGATCATCGACCTCTTCCTGCCGCTGCGGGATGCCCTGGTCGAACGCGGTGAGATCAGGCCGGTACCGCCCGAGGTGATCTTCCACATGATCACGTCTGGTGGCGGGTCCATGTTCGCGAGCCGGGGGCTGACCACGCGGCTCTTCACGGATGCGCCACTCGCGCCGGAGCGCGCCGGCGAGTACGCCGACACCTTCGCCGACCTCATCATCAACGCCCTTCGCCCCTGAAATACGAACGCGACCCGTATCCGGAAGCCGGACGCTGCCTGGCCTCGCCTGCGAGCCAGGGGCCCGTGGACACTAATGGGCAGCGCGTGCCCGATGCTCGGCGAGGACGTCGAGTCCGAAGTCCGATACCGGATCCCGCCATACGGAGTGCGCGTGGTTGGCGGCCCGCTGGGTGTTGTCGTACTCGATGAGTACGTTGGGGCCTTGGACCCGGTAGTAGTGCGGCCGGCCGGCGTCCGTGCTGCCCGCCCAGCTGAAGTGCACCTCGTCGAGCACCGACTCGGTCAGGTAGTGCGCGGCGTACGCATCGGCGAGATCCTCCGGAGCCCGGCCGGTGTACAGGGCGAGCAGCCGTCGTAGATCCGTGCGCTGGTCGGCACCCATGTCCCGGGCGCTGAGGCCCTTTGGCGGGATGGAGATGGCCACAGCGGCGTGATCCCTCTCCGTGTACCCGCTGCCGTCCTCCGCGCGCCGATCGATGTCATCGACGACGCCTGCGAGCGTCGGGTCTGCGAACCGTCCGCGCCACAAGTCCTGCATGTGCATCATGGTGTCGCCGTGGGCGACCATCGGCCTGTTCCCGGACACGATGTCAGAGACTGCTCGTCCATGGAGCAGCGCTTGCCG is a window from the Streptomyces sp. NBC_01244 genome containing:
- a CDS encoding TetR/AcrR family transcriptional regulator; the encoded protein is MGRPKNFEPDAVIAQAMEAFWTNGYAGTSPADLAEATGVAKGSLYHAFGSKRELFGKALELYGRAGSEMTEEFLARPSTTKECIRDYLILLVDTDLEGPVRRGCFGTNVALELGGRDEEATQAVHRMGQRTIQLLTDRIEQGRRDGDVAPEVDARAQAQFLLNTIVGLRVMAKTFDGPTLHGVIDTALAGL
- a CDS encoding SDR family oxidoreductase yields the protein MDLGISGKTAIVTGAGRGIGLAITQALAAEGVRVVGAARTITPELEKAAAATVSVDLSTRDGATRVVGEAIDAVGGIDFLVNNVGAGDPDALSLGGFLDVDDDQWQAVFDLNLFSAVWTTRAALPSILERRGAIVNISSINARVPAGSPVGYAEAKAALNQLSKRLSEELAPRGVRVNTVSPGFVSSPLWTDPNGFGGKVADAYGVSHSDLLANIPGQFGLASGRVTTPEEVADLVTFLLSERAANIHGADHVIDGGTLKAG
- a CDS encoding methyltransferase, translating into MTTPFGSYELARFPEDPRDRLFAWDAADEYLLRHLESGTGERGPVDLAGAGQITVIGDRWGALTTALAAHHPTQITDSSLTRSATAANLDRNGIGTAKSTVTLLTTQDAPPERIDVLLVRVPKSLALLEDMLYRLAPHVHAGTVVVGTGMVKEIHTSTLRLFEKILGPTKTSLAEKKARLIFCTPGNPGAAHPRTDGPWPVTYTVDQDAGSGSGLTVVNHAGIFCADRLDVGTRFFLQSIPTNTDGARVVDLGCGNGIVGTAVAVADPEAEVVFTDESYQAVASAEATYRANVQGRLDRAEFIVGDGVSMLPPGSVDLVLCNPPFHSHQATTDATALRMFAQSRKVLRPGGELWVVANRHMGYHTHLRRLFGNSEVAASEPKFVVLRAVKRREQPRGA
- a CDS encoding penicillin acylase family protein, which codes for MRRPTTRTRARTRTAVATALIALGAALLTPAAPVASAAAAPAPLPIADYADYCGGQCADILPPGQSGNATLAQILAHKAFGTLPAHTSDQLARYDSLVAGYPGLTDAKVNEFFNDASFGVPADQVESTSSPRSDVTITRDKKSGVPHIKGTTRYGTSFGAGYAAAQDRLWQMDLFRHVGRGDLTPFAGGALANQGLEQQFWPQAPYTEPDLQAQVDRIRTAEGERGRLAMEDAQAYVDGINAYRVQSKNGRYFPGEYVLTGHINSITNAGEIQPFKITDLIALASVVGGLFGGGGGGEVQAALSLLSAQQKYGLEEGTRVWESFREREDPEAVLTVHDGTSFPYAQKPADPQGAALPDAGSVTAEQLVYDRTGSAATAAAANPPKPVKQSMSNALVVSGAKTASGHPVAVFGPQTGYLAPQLLMLQELQGPGISARGASFAGVSMYVQLGRGQDYAWSATSAGQDITDTFAVELCEPGGGAPTKASTSYVYRGACTPMEKLEHTNAWKSSVADPTPDGSYRMQVWRTHYGIVTHRATVAGKPVAYTALRSTYRHEADSIIGFQMFNDPSYVKDARTFQEAARHIGYAFNWFYADSREAAYYNSGSNPVRPAGVDAALPIQGKQIYEWQDFDPAANTAAYTPPSEHPQSIGQDYYVSWNNKQAKGYGAAGFGMGSVHRGDLLDQRVKPLVAAGGVTRAKLTQAMADAAVTDLRAENLLPELLAVLRSAPVTDPAVAAAIDKLTAWQAAGAERKETARGSKTYAHADAVRIMDAWWPLLVEAEFKPGLGAPLYDALRASLTIDEAPNAGHGPTGSHAGSAFQYGWWSYVDKDLRTVLGRPVSGPLARAYCGGGSLSGCRDAMTASLKQAATATPAAVYPADGICAAGNQWCADAIVQRPVGGLAHPQINWQNRPTYQQVVEFPAHR
- a CDS encoding DUF2087 domain-containing protein, which produces MSQSTTETSTRTRRGVTDLFSAGGRLTAIPRKAARREQLLAHLTETLFAADRAYTEPEVNDLLLTVHEDCAALRRYLVIAGHLTRTRDGSGYRRATTTL
- a CDS encoding metallophosphoesterase; translated protein: MIVIAHLSDVHLDGGERAAERTRVVMEYLEGLPYALDAVLVSGDIADHARPEEYEEARKALGSRHPLVVCPGNHDGRAAFRRGLLGEEHPSAAPVDQVLRGDGFVLAVCDSSVPGEHRGYLEDSTIAWLDGVLTDTPREVPVLVAFHHPPVPLHIPYVDGIRQFGEERLAALAERHPHLTAFLCGHAHTGAATTFAGRPLLVAPGVVSTTRLPWEAASGESEYVHTDEPPAVAFHVVGEDGRLTTHYRVVVARR
- a CDS encoding tetratricopeptide repeat protein, which encodes MDVMGAIDGQQGYLEHGTAAERWDRGLLFFEAKEYANAARVLHGVAAESPELLAPRLLLARAYYHSAQLSKAEHELRGVLDRWPVEDYAQLMLGRTLERQGRAAEAAPYLRIAAAMAGDFPE